The sequence below is a genomic window from Paramisgurnus dabryanus chromosome 4, PD_genome_1.1, whole genome shotgun sequence.
GCTGTTTTGtccgttttttttatatattcatttatCGGCTATTAtgaaggccgataccgatagtttaGAAAATGCCTAATATCGTACGATAATACAGGcctgccgatatatcggtcagGCTCTACTGTTAACGATattcaaaaggtacaaaccccaaagtaaacgatgataccgttatcgtttccaacgtaattattattacttttttgactaaaacaaacacatggattgtaggcatcagtttacttcctgggattggtgatgtagacaagaccgacattatcataattccttccATTATCATAACTCACAGCCTGTAGGTTacctcctgttagcattgcattgtgagcgaatctttcaaacatggtaaggagtgcAACACTTCCGGCTATATCAGAGGtattcaagccaatcacaatgtacagattagctggccaatcaggaaaATCTATGAGTTTCAGCTTTtcaaatcagtgcgtttcaggaaaaTATGGAAATCTGGAGcgacaaaaatgtacggtatgtggaaaataatgtttttaagcataaaccacgtgaacacCTCGTATTATAccaataacgttgttttttcagcaaagaaataggtGCTCAAAATAGTTCAAAACAGTTCAAGTTTACTTTTCATTTGGCCACGAACCTAAAGATTAGAAATGAAGTGCATTTGGTAACTAAGATAATATTCAACAGTTTCAGTTTCAAGTAGCAGACCTCCAGGCTTAAAACAAAACACCAACATCTTAGTTTAAGTAACTCATATTAACTTCAACacaatttaaagcaacacaGTAAGGCTTTTGTGTGTAACCGTTACCGTAATGAATTAGTGAATGACAACCAGAAAACAGCTGTCCCCAAACAACCTCACTTCTGTCTTTCACTTTCGTTGTAACTTATTTATGTACGTTAGTCTATCGCTGTCAGTTAAAAAGCTGACCATGAATCAGTAACAATTGCGTAAGCTTAGACATTAAACGAAAGAAAGCAACTGATAGCTGTATCATGTGCACGTACGACTGTGTTTAAACGCATTTTCTGTTTACCTCACGTTACTGTATGCACACGCGCATAGCTCAGTTAGCGTGACAGCTACAGCATCACTGCAGTAGCGCAGAAGAAGTAGTTAAACCACATCGAGGTAACACCTACCTAGTAACTAGATGAGTGTAAGATCATGTACTCAGCATTAGATAAGCACGGATGTTTGGCATCCAGGGTTATTCTCAAGGAAGCGCGTTCACGTCAACGAGGAAACTACGGCACTTGTTTCCTGATCGCTGTGGTTGCTACGGCTACATGAACGATTTCGCGAATGTCCAATCGCAGGCTCATAATTTCTAGATTGACCAATAGATAACCAGCGGGGCGGGACTTAATATGAAAGCTATAAAATGACGAAAAACACTTATTACTTAGTATAAGAGATAATAATTAATGTtaaacaattaaattaattaattaaattattaatattaaacaatttaataatactatttataatacatacattgttttgtttttattttgggtACTTTAGAAGTAGCAAACAATATAGAGGAACAATAacaaattcattaaaaataatgattgCGCTAAATGGTCAGTTACGGTCCTACAAATGCACAACAATACACATCTTTTTCCACCAATGTCATTTTCacgcaaatatatatatacataataaaatgaataaaatatacaaaaaaaatagttttcttcCTCCTATATTATATAAACACACGTTTTTCTTAAAACCGAGACCTTGCTTCTTTCATACACAGTTATATTTCTTATGGTAATATGTCAAaattctgtttatttatttatcattgcaAAAATTTATTACTTATGATTTGATTCTAATTAAATGCAATTTACCATAGTGACTTATTTACAATTCTAGAAAAGTCGGCCCGCAGGTGACGTAGATACACCTGTCATAAGAATGTGAACAAACTCGTCTGTCCCACGGTCATTCTGAAGTTAATAGTTTCAGCTACGCCTAGTTAGATAATTCGGTAGGTTACCTTGGTACTCCTGCTTTGCATACGATTCCCCACGAAAACAATCCCCCATACATCCTGGTGCCAGTCCAACCTCGACGAGATACAGTCAAGCATCGGTAACCTCTCGCAAATACAACAGGATTTATCAAACCAAGGGCATCGGTAGATCAAAACAGTTCCGTAAACTTCCCCAGGTTCTCCTGATGGGTCTGGACTCGGCTGGGAAATCCACTTTGTTGTTCAAACAGCAACGAGGAGTAGTGATGGAAACTTCGCCAACTCTGGGCTTCAATGTTGTAACAGTGGAACTGAACAAGAAAACGTCACTGACCGTATGGGACGTGGGCGGACAACGGTCCATGAGGCCCAATTGGAAATACTACCTTGAGGGATGCAAACTTCTTGTTTTCGTGGTGGACAGCAGTGACAGATCTAGGATGGATGAAGCTCAGAAAGCCCTTAAGAAGATTCTCAGTGATGAGCACTTGAAAGGAGTCCCTCTGTTAGTGCTGGCCAACAAAAAGGATCTCCCGAACTCCATGACTATCAGAGAGGTGTCTACATTGTTGGATCTGGACAGTTACACAGACCGGGTGTGGGAGATCCAAGCTTGTAGCGCCCTGCAGGGACTGGGTCTCCAACAAGCTTTTCTCTCTATAGCTAAACTATTAAAAAAGTCATGATAAGCTGTCAGATGAACTAGCTGGTATTGTCTAGCAAGGACACATGGCTAAAACATACCTGAATACATGACTTTGATTGCAAAGTCAACATGCTTGATCATGGCACGGTCATATTAAAACTAAGATGCAAAAGGTAAGATGATGGAAAAATAGGTGACACTAGGCCAGTTTGCTTTGACTGTAAACATGTGATAGGATTGAAGTATTGACACTGCAGTTTTGTTTATGCTTTACATATTGTAACTATTTATATGACTTGGTGTTCTTTACTGTAAACGTACTGTACTGTAACCTTCACTTTATGCCTTTGTGTGACGTCATGCAAACTCTAATGGCAGTGACACTGTGGCAAGCTAAAGTGATTGTGATATTGCTATATTGCATAAAACTGTTTATATGTTACTGTAGTGGAATTAAAATGCCAAAATTgcacaataaatgtatttttaaaatcaaaataatgcaTAGGTTTCTGAGTTTGAACTATGTGATCATGACCCAAGCAAAGTGGTTGAATCCATTACACTGCTAACTTCAAAAGTAAATTGATAGAAACGTTGCTGAAATAGCACAGTATCAAGTTATGTGGAAGAAACAATATTTGATCTAATAATAAAAAGcagtaaaaaaaatgataaatgaATTGACATAGCCATTTATAAAAGAACAAGGTGTGGTTTCTATTATATTGGATTACTGAAAAAGCTATTCTGACAGACACCATTCACATGTTTAGTATAATAAGCCTTGAATGTACATAGTACAAGAAAGAGTATCCTGCTATGAGTTAGCAGTTCCATTGTTTCAAGTGTCTTGCCACCCCAATTATGGAAAAAGTACAACTTAACAACCATCTACTGGATACGCAATAAATGCATATACAACGGTCCAACTCCCTTGACTTTGAAAATTGAATTATAACAACAATTATATAGGTAAAAATTTTTGCGGATCTTATTTTTTCTTGTTGGGATGCATTCTTTTTAAATCCGATAAAGCGCTCCATGACTGCCAGAGGAGGAGTCCGGGCACCACCACCCAGATGCCGTTGAAGAACACCAGGTAGACCCACAGGTACAGCCAATTGCTGGTGTTCAGGTTAGGGCTGCCGATTAGCCAATCTGGACAGAAGGTCATCCAACCGCCATACAactcgcacacacacagagtgaTCTGAAGGAAGTGCCTGGTTaagaaagaaaataagtttacaCGGTCATTGACACTACCCTAATGGATATTCCACAATGCCATATGATGATTCTAGATATTTTATTGAAAAATGCTGAAAATGAGTTTTAAAATGGAAGATTGTAGAGTAGTGAATagaaatatttattacattaaaaattaaacagcTCAATTGTAATCATATTACTGTTGTTAAATCCTGTGAAAAACAGTTGAACACTCtcttgtaagtcactttgaataaaacgtctgctaaatgaataaatgtaaatgttagtAATAAATTCAAATAACTGGAAATTTGCTTGTTCAGAAATTCTCTGAATTCATTTCCAGTTTTACCTGTAGTGTTTGTCTTTAATAATGGCGTAGACTAGAAGCAGGGCCAAGGACCCATCCAAAACAACAGTCAGAAGCTCTAGAGATACTATTGTTGGGTCCGAGTACAACCAGCGTTCATCCGCCTTTCCATATTCTTTCCCTGTTGAGTATTTAAACCCCCAAAAGATGCATTACATACATAAAAGACAATACAGATCAATGTGGGGCTAAATCAACTCTGCCCCACCTTCCATCAAGGGATTGCTAATGGGTCTGCAAATGGATATGACCCATGGTGATGTGCGGATATGCGTAACACAACATTGCAGTTTTTTATAGCCatttaaaattatgattttatgaATGTCTCTTTCATCTACATTGGACTTTGTgacttttttttagaaaatactgctgtgatttaaaaaaaaaataaaaaaattaaaaataagaacattacaTAATTCTGTTGTTTTTCTACAACCAGTTAAGAGTTAATATTTTTGGAAAAATTAATGTTGCATGGAGACGATACCAATAAATACCACTTGGTGTCGTCTTATTATGGCCTCAGTCTCTCTTTCCAACTAAGCATTACGTATTTAAATCTTACTCACATAGCTCTGCAAGCATATTGTCAGAAGTTGCCACATTTCCAACCAGTGACATGTACACAAAGGGTCCTTCCTACAGGAAAAAAGGTAATTAAATGTAAGCATGTTGTAAGTAGCAAGAACATAAACGAATCATCAGAATCGCTGCATTCGACTTCACGCGtctcgcgatactttgatgtcatatgatAACCGATCTGCGCAGCGCTTcgtgaagtcaaacacacctagAATCTTTGCACTTACCAGAGTGAAGTGAACTATTGCATCGTAAAACAACCATACAAGGACCCATCTATCAGCAGTCGAACATTTCTTTCCCCATTTCTGCGATAGAACATATCCGACAGCAAACTGGCCCACGCACGCGAGGAGAGAATATACGGTTACTTTTGTGAAAAGTTCAGGTTCACGCAACTCGCCGGATTCTGTCATTATATACAATTTGACCCGTGTGTATGCATTCAGCAGTCGTTTATCTCAATGGTGAATTAGTGACAGCTTCAGGGTCCGCCCATCGTAACGGTGGAGCTTCGCACCCATTGGCTCGCGCGGCCCTCTCTCCACTTTTGACCGGTCCACGTCATAGATCAGTAAGTACAGTTTGGCGCCAGTTTTTATATACGCTGCATTTTCAACTCTTCAAAATTTGCTAGCAATATTTAACGTCATGTTAATGTGTACAATTTACCCTACTAAAAAGCTGGTTTTAAGGGGTTTTGGCCACTTTTTAGCTGATCAACTGGTCTGGAAGATCAGGTGACTCACAAACCAGCATGACCATGGCTGGAAGCTTGGCCTGCTTGTATAAGCTGGTGGACTGGTCTTAACTGGTTTAAGATGAAAGTCaatggtttaagctggtccccCAGCATGGCAAAGCTGGTCAGTCTACTCTTCCAGCCTGGTAGGTTAGCTGGTCTTCCACCACTCACTTAGGCTGGTTTTATCAGTTTATTTCAGCAGGGAATGTTTCACAAGCGAAAGGAATActtcacccaaaatgaaaaataattttttcaccCTCATGCTATCCCAGATATTTATGATTTCCTCAGCTAaacaaaactttgtttttacaaaatatctATGTACTTAGCCAATTTAAAATCTGCTAAGGGGTAATATAGGACATCTGTTTTGttaaacaaaaacagaattttcTATTAAATATCAAATAAGGATCACCCTAAcatctagggatgcaccgatacctatactggtatcggcctcgataccacattttctaaagtactcgttaaaagtcccccgataccaggaatcgataccacggtctgagaaatgtctatgtttgagcggcatgtaaggggttaatgcctcttgtgttgtccaaagaggcagagtttacaacaaactggaaaactaatcccttgttttttgttaaattatatgactaaagctgttacctgtaaatttaaatcatgttttttattaagtactcggtatcggcaagtactgaaatgaaagtactcgtactccaaaaaagtggtatcggtgcatccctactaacATCTGTCAAAAATTTTGCCTGTATGTTGGATGGAATATTggaactaaaaacattaaaattacaCACTTATGAACTTCAGTCACTTTACCAAATACTTGCTAAGAAATAATTATTATCCCAGGATAATGTTTTCAAATCCACATCATTTGAATAATCACAACATTTTTGTCCATCAAAAACTGGATGTTTTGACTATCAGTTATAACATTTTACTTactttattatgactcaacttgtatacttaaatgttctaatTTCtgtgtatgaattcaatatttgtcttgatggctacatctggtgaaaattttgtgtcaatagcccaaaATCCCCTggcccttactgataaaaatgctgaggTGTCAAATACTTCTTTTCCCCACTGTACATCCATTATAAAAGTAATCCAAATTACTCTGGTTAAATGTTTTCTGAAGCGAAATGATAGGATTGTGAGAAAATAGTTAatatttttaacatattttgcaaaaaaagcaaaaaagcaTATCCTGGGATGTCATGAAAATGAGTAAATTACTGGAGAATTTATCTAGCACCAACTATTCCATTAAAGGGCACATACTATGCAATATCCAATTACAAGGTGTTTAgccataaatgtgtgttggcagagTGTGAACAAaacaaccctacaatgaaaataaaacgTTCTCCTTTATttatccccattaaaccaaagcagtcccATTAGATATCCTGTTTTGATTCtcgttaatgtgacatcacactgataaatcCCCACCCATAACCATTGACTAActggttaattttacacaaaagcttttcttaatgtgttttttagcaTATTGTAGCACTAATGAGGCCAAATATACTATTGTCCAAGAATGTATtgacaggaatcagatctattttaaccaaAAGCGCTTACTGTGTGTTGATAAGGGAGTGAGCGCAGTAACATTTTGGACATGttataacaaatgatctgtggggtattttgggCTGAAACTTAAGACACTATAGGCAAACCTTGTAATAATGGGCATAATGTGGCCTTTAAGAGGCTGGCAAAACAAgcaaatttgaaaaaaatatgtatatgaACATCGCCAGTGTAAACTGACATGATGACCATTATCACCTAATGTATGAATACGTTTTAAGTTAATTTAGGCACCTGTTCCTCTCTCTAAAAGACagcacaataaaacacacaGAGAGACAGGAATTTAAGAATAGAAAGAGACTAGTTAGATGGCAACAACGAGGAAGAGAAGGAAAGGATAGAACAGAGACAAAAGTATTAGGTCAATCATAAAAGAGCAATAAAAGGATGGCTAACAGTAAGTTTATTTTGGTTAGGTTCAT
It includes:
- the LOC135786271 gene encoding ADP-ribosylation factor-like protein 11, producing the protein MEIWSDKNVRLPWYSCFAYDSPRKQSPIHPGASPTSTRYSQASVTSRKYNRIYQTKGIGRSKQFRKLPQVLLMGLDSAGKSTLLFKQQRGVVMETSPTLGFNVVTVELNKKTSLTVWDVGGQRSMRPNWKYYLEGCKLLVFVVDSSDRSRMDEAQKALKKILSDEHLKGVPLLVLANKKDLPNSMTIREVSTLLDLDSYTDRVWEIQACSALQGLGLQQAFLSIAKLLKKS
- the LOC135785851 gene encoding emopamil-binding protein-like encodes the protein MTESGELREPELFTKVTVYSLLACVGQFAVGYVLSQKWGKKCSTADRWVLVWLFYDAIVHFTLEGPFVYMSLVGNVATSDNMLAELWKEYGKADERWLYSDPTIVSLELLTVVLDGSLALLLVYAIIKDKHYRHFLQITLCVCELYGGWMTFCPDWLIGSPNLNTSNWLYLWVYLVFFNGIWVVVPGLLLWQSWSALSDLKRMHPNKKK